The following are encoded in a window of Bradyrhizobium guangdongense genomic DNA:
- a CDS encoding LPS-assembly protein LptD → MRANGYGLSIRKALLALVATVSLAGMVDLAAVAPASAQSFTYNPRPPRPAPPKAANDGQMLVQATEVDYDYNNSRVSAVGNVQLFYNGTSVEADRVIYDQKTKRLHAEGNIRMTDAEGKITYAEILDLSDDYRDGFVDSLRVDTADQTRMAATRADRSSGNYTVFENGVYTACAPCKDDPKKPPLWQVKGARIIHDQQEKMLYFETAQLEFFGVPIAYMPYFSTPDPTVKRKTGFLMPGFTSYTAFGYGVEVPFYWAIAPDMDATFSPRITSKQGVLFQAEFRQRLMDGAYQVRVYGIDQLNPGNFAGQPGDRQFRGGIETKGQFALNDKWVWGWDGVLLSDYYFMSDYRLSAYRDPLGSFLNLPTDALSQLYLTGVGNRSFFDARTMYWLSFSGNQQQVPVVYPVIDYSNVLNYPIFGGEVSYKTNFVNLTRNDAAFDPITTTANTNSLCTTTSADPLARTPSQCLLRGFPGTYTRLTAEAQWRKSYTDPFGEIWTPFAILRADAINSDVSNQPGVSNYLPVGNTQAFRLMPTVGLEYRYPFINVQPWGSTTIEPIAQVIIRPNETYAGKLPNEDAQSMVFDTTNLFSVDKFSGYDRVEGGGRANVGVQATTQFDKGGAVKVLFGQSYQLFGMNSYAVQDTINTGLDSGLDKPRSDYVASVAYSPNSTYTFSVRSRMDEQTWNVQRFEAEGRANFNRWSVSMMYGNYAPQPELGYLTRREGILTSGSIKVATNWVVTGSARWDLEANKINQYVLGAGYVDDCFVLAANYVTSYSYSAGTTPPVLSHAFMFQIGLRTLATSTGSSSSAGFQ, encoded by the coding sequence TGCAGGCGACCGAGGTCGATTACGACTACAACAATTCGCGCGTCTCGGCGGTCGGCAACGTCCAGCTGTTCTACAACGGCACAAGCGTCGAGGCCGACCGGGTCATCTACGACCAGAAGACCAAGCGCCTGCATGCCGAAGGCAACATCCGCATGACGGATGCCGAGGGCAAGATCACCTATGCCGAGATCCTGGATCTCTCCGACGACTACCGGGACGGCTTCGTCGATTCGCTGCGCGTGGACACCGCGGACCAGACCCGCATGGCCGCGACCCGCGCCGATCGCTCCAGCGGCAACTACACGGTGTTCGAGAACGGCGTCTACACGGCCTGCGCGCCGTGTAAGGACGATCCGAAGAAGCCGCCGCTCTGGCAGGTCAAGGGTGCCCGCATCATCCACGACCAGCAGGAGAAGATGCTGTATTTCGAGACGGCGCAGCTCGAATTCTTCGGCGTGCCGATCGCCTACATGCCCTACTTCTCGACGCCCGACCCCACCGTGAAACGCAAGACCGGCTTCCTGATGCCGGGCTTCACCTCCTACACGGCGTTCGGCTACGGCGTCGAAGTTCCGTTCTACTGGGCGATCGCCCCCGACATGGACGCGACCTTCAGCCCCCGCATCACCTCCAAGCAGGGGGTGCTGTTCCAGGCTGAGTTCCGTCAGCGCCTGATGGACGGCGCCTACCAGGTCCGCGTCTATGGCATCGACCAGCTCAATCCCGGTAATTTCGCCGGCCAGCCGGGCGACCGCCAGTTCCGCGGTGGCATCGAAACCAAGGGCCAGTTCGCGCTCAACGACAAATGGGTCTGGGGCTGGGACGGCGTCCTGCTCTCCGATTACTACTTCATGTCGGATTACCGCCTGTCGGCCTATCGTGATCCGCTCGGCTCGTTCCTGAACCTGCCGACGGACGCGCTCTCGCAGCTCTATCTGACCGGCGTCGGCAACCGCAGTTTCTTCGACGCGCGCACGATGTACTGGCTGAGCTTCTCGGGTAATCAGCAGCAGGTTCCGGTCGTCTATCCCGTGATCGACTACTCGAACGTGCTCAACTATCCGATCTTCGGCGGCGAGGTCTCGTACAAGACCAACTTCGTCAACCTGACGCGGAACGACGCGGCGTTCGACCCGATCACCACGACGGCCAACACCAACAGCCTGTGCACGACGACGTCGGCCGATCCGCTCGCGCGCACGCCCTCGCAGTGCCTGCTGCGCGGCTTCCCCGGCACCTACACCCGCCTGACCGCGGAAGCGCAGTGGCGGAAGTCCTACACCGATCCGTTCGGCGAGATCTGGACGCCGTTCGCAATCCTGCGCGCCGACGCGATCAACTCGGACGTCTCCAACCAGCCGGGCGTGTCGAACTACCTGCCGGTCGGCAACACGCAGGCGTTCCGCCTGATGCCGACCGTCGGCCTCGAATACCGCTATCCCTTCATCAACGTTCAGCCCTGGGGCTCGACCACGATCGAACCGATCGCGCAGGTCATCATCCGGCCGAACGAGACCTATGCCGGCAAGCTTCCGAACGAGGACGCTCAGAGCATGGTGTTCGACACCACGAACCTGTTCAGCGTCGACAAGTTCTCCGGCTACGACCGCGTCGAGGGCGGCGGCCGCGCCAATGTCGGCGTGCAGGCCACCACGCAGTTCGACAAGGGCGGCGCCGTCAAGGTGCTGTTCGGGCAGTCCTACCAGCTGTTCGGCATGAACTCCTACGCCGTGCAGGATACCATCAACACGGGCCTCGATTCCGGCCTCGACAAGCCGCGTTCCGACTACGTCGCGAGCGTCGCCTACTCGCCGAACAGCACCTACACGTTCAGCGTCCGGTCCCGCATGGACGAGCAGACCTGGAACGTCCAGCGCTTCGAGGCCGAAGGCCGCGCCAACTTCAATCGCTGGTCGGTCAGCATGATGTACGGCAATTACGCGCCGCAGCCGGAACTCGGCTATCTGACCCGCCGCGAGGGGATCCTGACCTCGGGCTCGATCAAGGTCGCCACCAATTGGGTGGTGACGGGTTCGGCGCGCTGGGACCTCGAGGCCAACAAGATCAACCAATATGTGCTCGGCGCGGGCTATGTCGACGATTGCTTCGTGCTGGCGGCGAACTACGTAACTTCGTATAGCTATTCCGCGGGCACCACGCCGCCGGTGCTGAGCCACGCGTTCATGTTCCAGATCGGCCTGCGCACGCTGGCGACCTCGACCGGGTCCAGCAGTTCCGCCGGCTTCCAGTGA